In one window of Vallitalea okinawensis DNA:
- a CDS encoding ATP-binding cassette domain-containing protein — MITTNKLKQLTIQELIDNYPFVEIYFEDNKLDIDTFKNQTFIDYLNHFTEEDIEEWAIDTSKLEKDLIAYINQMIDMLGIEEEDIVDSLTIIAGTDKSGNAEGFDELTIRKSEIISIVGPTGSGKSRLLADIEWTAQGDTPTSRKIFINGEKPDMKWRFSSSNKLVAQLSQNMNFVMDLSVGEFLELHADSRLVENKESIIQKIIEAANNLAGEKFDLETPITRLSGGQSRALMIADTAILSSSPIVLIDEIENAGIDRKKALELLVGEEKIVIMATHDPSLALMGDRRIVIQNGGIYKVIETTDEEKQILTKLDEMDRYISGLRQDLRYGNSLI; from the coding sequence ATGATAACAACAAATAAGTTAAAGCAATTAACCATTCAAGAATTAATTGATAACTATCCATTCGTGGAGATTTATTTTGAAGATAATAAACTTGATATTGATACCTTTAAAAATCAGACATTTATAGATTATCTTAATCATTTTACTGAAGAAGATATTGAGGAATGGGCAATTGATACAAGTAAACTAGAGAAGGATCTTATTGCATATATTAACCAGATGATTGATATGCTAGGAATTGAAGAAGAAGACATCGTAGATTCTTTAACCATCATAGCAGGAACAGATAAATCTGGGAATGCAGAAGGATTTGATGAATTAACTATCCGTAAAAGTGAGATTATATCTATTGTAGGACCAACAGGTTCTGGTAAGAGTCGCCTCTTAGCGGATATCGAATGGACAGCACAAGGTGATACGCCTACTAGTAGAAAGATCTTTATCAATGGAGAGAAACCTGATATGAAATGGCGTTTTTCTTCAAGTAATAAGTTAGTTGCCCAACTATCACAAAACATGAATTTCGTTATGGATTTAAGTGTTGGTGAGTTTCTAGAGTTACATGCAGACAGCCGCTTGGTTGAAAATAAAGAAAGTATTATTCAGAAAATCATTGAAGCTGCTAATAACCTTGCAGGGGAAAAGTTTGACTTAGAGACACCAATCACCCGTTTAAGTGGTGGTCAATCACGTGCTCTTATGATTGCTGATACAGCTATCTTAAGTTCATCACCAATCGTTCTTATTGATGAGATTGAAAATGCAGGGATTGATCGTAAAAAAGCACTTGAATTGTTAGTTGGAGAAGAAAAGATTGTTATTATGGCAACACATGATCCATCCCTGGCTTTAATGGGGGATCGACGAATTGTTATTCAGAATGGTGGTATTTATAAAGTTATTGAGACAACAGACGAAGAGAAGCAAATTTTAACGAAGCTTGATGAGATGGATCGTTATATCAGTGGGTTGAGACAAGATTTACGATATGGTAATTCATTGATTTAA
- a CDS encoding GTP-binding protein: protein MNLVTISGPPSSGKTAVILKTIEAMKERNLSVGVVKFDCLYTDDDELYEKAGIPVKKGLSGSLCPDHYFVSNIEEVVQWGLERELDLLITESAGLCNRCSPYIKDIKAICVIDNLSGINTPKKIGPMLKSADIVTITKGDIVSQAEREVFASKVNSVNSNAVVMHINGLTGQGAYELSTLLYTEEDNIDTVKGKKLRFSMPSAMCSYCLGETRIGDDYQLGNVRKMKLGDENDNNK, encoded by the coding sequence ATGAATCTAGTAACGATATCAGGACCACCGTCATCTGGTAAAACAGCGGTGATCTTAAAGACTATAGAAGCAATGAAAGAAAGAAATTTATCAGTGGGTGTTGTTAAGTTTGATTGTTTATATACAGACGATGATGAACTTTATGAAAAAGCAGGAATACCTGTTAAGAAAGGACTTTCTGGCTCACTGTGCCCTGACCATTACTTCGTAAGTAATATCGAAGAAGTAGTTCAGTGGGGGTTAGAGAGAGAATTAGATCTCTTAATTACAGAGAGTGCAGGTCTTTGTAATAGATGTTCACCATACATCAAAGATATTAAGGCAATCTGCGTCATTGATAATTTAAGTGGTATTAATACACCTAAAAAGATTGGACCGATGCTCAAATCAGCAGATATTGTTACCATTACAAAAGGTGATATTGTATCTCAAGCAGAACGAGAAGTATTTGCCTCAAAAGTTAATTCAGTTAATTCGAATGCTGTGGTTATGCACATCAATGGATTGACAGGTCAAGGTGCTTATGAATTAAGTACATTGCTTTATACGGAAGAAGATAACATTGATACAGTAAAAGGTAAAAAACTTCGTTTCTCAATGCCTTCTGCCATGTGCTCCTATTGTTTAGGAGAGACACGTATTGGTGATGATTATCAGCTTGGTAACGTGAGAAAAATGAAATTAGGTGATGAAAATGATAACAACAAATAA
- a CDS encoding ABC transporter substrate-binding protein, whose amino-acid sequence MKKLFHMDQTVYDIINAIPQSKRIFEEIGFKLDEANLAMSKKITLKMALAMKKVTAEVFEEKLRSALEEGTENQEKLRLQGVLPCPVKIPLLEAYSAWAEENDMNDKVDYELQAASMGLDWLVDAIDGKDNDDAIADVFISAGFDLFFDKNLIGKFKDKGVFKDITGFDRFNKDFDNEEMSLKDPDGHYSIIAVVPAVFLVNTDELNGRTAPRTWEDLLKPEFENSVSLPVGDFDLFNAILINIYKKYGEEGVRKLGKCMMMDMHPAEMVKSHRKPQRPAVTIMPYFFTKMTKNGGPMEAVWPADGAIISPIFLLSKASKSEEVKPLVDFFASQELAEILSYNGKFPSTRPGFDNMLSPDQKYMWIGWDFIKENDINQIIKTCEKLFDEGRQ is encoded by the coding sequence ATGAAGAAATTATTTCATATGGATCAAACCGTTTACGATATAATAAATGCTATACCACAATCAAAGAGAATTTTCGAAGAGATCGGCTTTAAATTAGATGAGGCCAATTTGGCGATGAGTAAAAAAATTACTTTAAAAATGGCTTTAGCGATGAAAAAGGTTACTGCCGAAGTTTTTGAAGAAAAGCTAAGAAGTGCTTTAGAAGAAGGAACAGAAAATCAAGAAAAATTAAGATTACAAGGGGTGTTACCTTGTCCTGTAAAGATTCCATTACTTGAAGCGTATAGTGCTTGGGCTGAAGAGAATGATATGAATGACAAAGTTGATTATGAGTTACAAGCAGCTTCAATGGGATTGGATTGGCTTGTAGATGCTATCGACGGAAAAGATAATGATGATGCTATTGCAGATGTCTTTATCTCAGCAGGATTTGACTTGTTCTTTGACAAAAATCTTATAGGTAAGTTCAAAGACAAAGGTGTTTTTAAGGATATTACAGGATTCGATCGCTTTAATAAAGATTTTGATAATGAAGAAATGAGCTTAAAAGATCCTGATGGACATTACTCCATTATAGCTGTCGTTCCAGCTGTATTCTTGGTTAATACTGATGAGTTAAATGGACGTACTGCACCAAGAACATGGGAAGACTTATTAAAACCTGAATTTGAGAACAGTGTAAGTTTACCAGTAGGTGATTTTGATCTATTCAATGCTATATTAATTAATATCTATAAAAAATATGGAGAAGAAGGGGTTAGAAAACTTGGTAAATGTATGATGATGGATATGCATCCAGCCGAGATGGTGAAATCACATCGTAAACCACAGCGTCCTGCTGTAACCATTATGCCGTATTTCTTTACGAAGATGACAAAGAATGGTGGACCAATGGAAGCTGTTTGGCCAGCCGATGGTGCTATCATTAGCCCAATATTCTTATTAAGTAAAGCATCAAAATCAGAAGAAGTTAAGCCTCTTGTGGATTTCTTTGCATCACAAGAATTAGCTGAAATCTTATCTTATAATGGTAAGTTTCCAAGTACTCGTCCAGGTTTTGATAACATGTTATCACCAGATCAAAAGTATATGTGGATTGGTTGGGATTTCATTAAAGAAAATGATATTAACCAGATCATTAAAACTTGTGAAAAACTCTTTGATGAGGGTAGACAATAG
- a CDS encoding helix-turn-helix domain-containing protein produces MDKEKFGNIVKELRQKKGLTQSQLAEGICTREYIYRVEKGQYVPSSLILESLSNKLSEDLSQYLLLSNYESPLDTQRVKKELENNLSHRNFKALKRTLKKASSINDFELVDNKQLLLWYKGIIAFEETNDIEQSLLLFEEALSLTKDFISVDELFGVYCSLQEMRILNSVLNLYLNSDRFREAVRLGSRLIKTFKSCYTARNESFYVRLNYNLSYSLLYIREYEEALYFADEGIRACNESVSPPLLMLADLQYQKGRVLYKMKESESANKCFRYAMTIYEMTNNKNFKKYKQLLKEYYNYSY; encoded by the coding sequence ATGGATAAAGAAAAATTTGGGAATATAGTTAAAGAATTAAGGCAGAAGAAGGGCTTAACTCAATCCCAACTTGCCGAAGGTATCTGCACAAGAGAATACATATATCGTGTAGAAAAAGGTCAATATGTCCCCTCATCATTGATCCTTGAATCCTTGTCCAATAAATTAAGTGAGGACTTGAGTCAATACTTATTACTATCAAATTATGAAAGCCCTTTAGATACTCAACGTGTAAAGAAAGAATTAGAAAATAATTTATCTCACAGAAATTTTAAAGCCCTAAAAAGAACTTTAAAAAAAGCCTCTTCAATAAATGATTTTGAGTTAGTTGATAATAAACAATTACTGTTATGGTATAAAGGTATAATAGCTTTTGAGGAAACTAATGATATTGAACAAAGTCTCTTGCTCTTTGAAGAAGCTCTTTCTCTTACAAAAGATTTTATTTCTGTGGACGAGCTTTTTGGAGTATATTGTTCATTGCAAGAAATGCGAATACTCAATAGTGTTCTCAATCTATATTTAAATAGTGACCGATTTCGTGAAGCTGTTCGACTAGGTAGCCGACTTATAAAGACATTTAAAAGTTGCTATACTGCTAGAAATGAATCCTTTTATGTACGTCTCAATTATAATCTTTCATATTCGCTATTATATATTAGAGAATATGAGGAAGCTCTCTATTTTGCTGATGAAGGTATAAGAGCTTGCAATGAATCAGTATCTCCTCCTCTACTAATGCTTGCTGATTTACAATATCAAAAAGGACGTGTTCTCTATAAAATGAAAGAGTCTGAGAGCGCTAATAAGTGTTTTAGATATGCTATGACAATATATGAAATGACAAATAATAAGAATTTCAAGAAATATAAGCAACTTCTTAAGGAATACTATAATTATAGTTACTAA
- a CDS encoding alpha/beta hydrolase, with the protein MESLLSKVVKVMNKVVDAEDMKKLKEEYNEFSYQRYEHGCEIKMYLIEGVRCFVFYPEKYKLERTLIYTHGGGYVGPLDQNHFRFCSRICREKGMKIYMVDYSLAPYQQFPKPMEEVIAVYKYIIQTDYPSNIYFMGDSAGGGLALGTVLKLKDDGEPLPSKIILLSPWLDITMTNPHIEDVQKEDNFLSLDYLDECATNYAGDENRKNPYISPMYGDYKGLPPIVFHVGTDDILYPDCFLFRVKADKEGVDVTYRVWEDMMHNFMLLPFVPEARKAVEQIIKDI; encoded by the coding sequence ATGGAAAGCCTACTAAGTAAAGTGGTAAAAGTGATGAATAAAGTCGTCGATGCTGAGGATATGAAAAAACTCAAAGAAGAATACAATGAGTTTTCATATCAACGATATGAACATGGTTGTGAAATAAAAATGTATTTAATAGAAGGTGTCAGATGTTTTGTCTTTTATCCCGAGAAGTATAAATTAGAACGTACCTTAATCTATACTCATGGTGGTGGGTATGTAGGACCCTTGGACCAAAATCATTTTCGTTTTTGCTCCAGGATTTGTCGTGAAAAAGGGATGAAAATTTATATGGTTGATTATAGTCTCGCACCTTATCAACAATTTCCCAAACCCATGGAAGAAGTAATAGCGGTTTATAAGTATATTATTCAGACAGATTATCCATCAAATATATACTTTATGGGGGACTCGGCAGGCGGTGGACTAGCTTTAGGTACAGTCCTTAAATTAAAGGATGATGGAGAACCTCTACCATCTAAAATTATTTTATTATCCCCTTGGTTAGATATCACCATGACAAACCCTCACATAGAAGATGTGCAGAAAGAAGACAACTTCTTATCATTGGATTATTTAGACGAATGTGCAACCAATTACGCAGGTGATGAGAATAGAAAGAATCCTTATATTTCACCTATGTATGGTGATTATAAAGGACTTCCTCCTATTGTATTTCATGTTGGGACCGATGATATACTTTATCCAGACTGTTTTTTATTCCGGGTAAAAGCAGACAAAGAGGGAGTAGATGTAACCTATCGTGTATGGGAAGACATGATGCATAACTTTATGCTACTGCCCTTCGTCCCAGAAGCAAGAAAAGCTGTTGAGCAGATTATAAAGGATATATAG
- a CDS encoding YcaO-like family protein, with protein sequence MVWQTNKYKDELPKDTIHKIRGILNQHGIVPMEKFWNNSAEDFYSVTLAIPKTTLKCNGKGTTYLYALASAYGELMERLQNFAPFRLGMDFDNKTNEVGGFKYAPDEKQIDVKDLVDDPDEWFKAQRHLLNGRIDTLTELWKGISYEEIDGDFIGIPFMNLMTNNISYIPIKMLNKMYMSNGMCAGNTREEALIQGICEVFERFVNKVIIANKITAPTIPRSYLYKYDRLANMIEEIESKGSYKVIVKDCSLGKGYPVIGVIFIDQKTHSYFVKFGSFPKFEIAVERTLTELLQGQDLHKMKGLTAINYKTTKGDHENLIGILVNGVGEYPKEFFEASEDYKWQPWSYFDAVDSHGLLLQVLGFIKDIGYEVYARDVSFLGFPSYHVIIPNFSEVEELTDVTSLKKYTRYIKIKKYLRHLHTLSDLDTRQLLNLLREEEMHPLNPVQGLLNLKLDEQSLPWYVNSIALLEVALYVKLEDYTGAYRALLTYVSSFDGGNRHKTPSYYQCLMQYLEMKIDNRPDGYIYETLKDFYDIVLIDHVILDFEPSNILNKHPKIFNCFNCEGCPVNRHCSYVDTREVYSELKETYGENEINQKEVFSGLRV encoded by the coding sequence ATGGTTTGGCAAACAAATAAATATAAGGATGAATTACCAAAAGATACGATCCATAAGATTAGAGGTATCCTTAATCAACATGGAATAGTTCCTATGGAGAAATTCTGGAATAATTCTGCTGAAGATTTTTATTCAGTTACATTGGCAATACCAAAAACAACTTTGAAGTGTAACGGTAAAGGGACTACTTATCTATATGCTTTGGCAAGTGCTTATGGCGAGCTGATGGAACGCTTGCAGAATTTTGCCCCTTTTCGTTTAGGAATGGATTTTGATAATAAAACCAATGAAGTTGGTGGCTTTAAATATGCTCCAGATGAAAAGCAAATAGATGTCAAAGACTTAGTTGATGATCCAGATGAATGGTTTAAGGCTCAAAGACATTTGTTAAATGGTAGAATAGATACACTCACGGAGTTATGGAAGGGAATTTCCTATGAAGAAATTGATGGAGATTTTATAGGTATACCTTTCATGAATCTTATGACCAATAACATATCTTATATACCGATTAAAATGCTTAACAAAATGTATATGTCAAATGGAATGTGTGCAGGAAATACTAGGGAAGAGGCACTAATTCAAGGAATATGTGAAGTCTTTGAGCGGTTTGTTAATAAAGTCATAATAGCCAATAAGATTACAGCTCCAACAATACCTAGAAGCTATCTTTATAAATACGATAGACTAGCTAATATGATTGAGGAGATAGAGAGTAAAGGGTCATATAAAGTTATCGTTAAAGACTGTTCTTTAGGTAAGGGTTATCCGGTTATTGGTGTTATCTTTATCGATCAAAAGACCCATAGCTATTTTGTCAAATTTGGAAGTTTTCCAAAATTTGAAATAGCTGTTGAAAGAACGTTAACAGAATTATTGCAAGGTCAAGACCTACATAAAATGAAGGGATTAACAGCCATTAATTACAAAACAACCAAAGGTGATCACGAGAATTTGATAGGTATACTAGTTAATGGTGTTGGTGAATATCCTAAAGAGTTTTTTGAAGCTAGTGAAGACTATAAATGGCAACCTTGGTCGTATTTTGATGCAGTGGATAGTCATGGACTACTTCTTCAAGTTTTAGGATTTATCAAGGATATAGGTTATGAGGTCTATGCAAGAGACGTTTCTTTTTTGGGATTTCCAAGTTATCATGTTATCATTCCTAATTTTAGTGAAGTTGAGGAACTAACAGACGTAACCTCATTAAAAAAATATACCCGCTATATTAAGATAAAAAAATACCTTCGTCACTTGCATACCTTAAGTGATTTGGATACAAGACAGCTATTGAATCTCTTAAGAGAAGAGGAAATGCATCCACTTAATCCGGTTCAAGGGTTATTAAACCTGAAACTAGATGAACAATCATTACCATGGTATGTTAATAGTATTGCGTTATTGGAAGTTGCCCTCTATGTTAAGCTTGAAGACTATACAGGTGCTTATAGAGCATTATTAACGTATGTTAGTAGTTTTGATGGAGGGAATAGACATAAAACGCCTAGTTATTATCAATGCTTAATGCAATATCTTGAAATGAAAATAGATAATCGTCCCGATGGCTATATCTATGAAACTTTAAAAGATTTTTATGATATAGTGCTCATTGATCATGTTATCTTAGATTTTGAACCATCAAACATCTTGAATAAACATCCAAAAATTTTTAATTGCTTTAATTGTGAAGGGTGCCCAGTAAATCGACATTGTAGTTATGTGGATACCAGAGAAGTCTATTCTGAATTAAAAGAAACCTATGGAGAGAATGAAATTAATCAAAAAGAAGTTTTTAGTGGATTAAGGGTGTAA
- a CDS encoding YlbF family regulator: MSFEKKAHELAEMVRQTREYKEVQRAKTLINRKPRLANQLKTYQNDQRKLSRQRLSKEDMDKKMKVLQEDFDKLNKYNETRQYMQSMGRLNEKIYNIVEKIYESLEEDLTL, translated from the coding sequence TTGAGTTTTGAGAAAAAAGCCCATGAATTAGCTGAAATGGTACGACAGACAAGAGAGTATAAAGAAGTTCAAAGGGCTAAGACTTTGATTAATAGGAAACCTCGATTAGCTAATCAGCTAAAAACCTACCAAAATGATCAAAGAAAATTAAGCCGTCAACGATTAAGTAAAGAAGATATGGATAAAAAGATGAAAGTACTACAAGAGGATTTTGATAAATTGAATAAGTATAATGAAACAAGACAATACATGCAATCCATGGGACGTTTAAATGAAAAAATCTATAACATCGTTGAGAAAATATATGAAAGTCTTGAGGAGGATTTGACCTTATAG
- a CDS encoding SOS response-associated peptidase — translation MCGRFLLTLDFDDLYRLLEYRFNIDEVFDVHYSPRYNIAPSQPVLSVIHDGNNYRAGYLRWGFIPHWAKDEKIGYKMINARAETIDEKASYKHSFIHKRCLILSNGFYEWKKTDEGKEPRLIRFKNNEVYSMAGLYSIYRNPQGEKISSCTIITTEPNDMMQPIHNRMPVLLGREQEKIWLDPTVKDPEQLKGLLKPYPSEEMYNFAVSSLVNSPKNDSPKCIEAVSA, via the coding sequence ATGTGCGGTCGGTTTTTATTAACACTAGACTTTGATGATCTGTATCGTTTATTGGAATATCGATTTAATATCGATGAAGTTTTTGATGTTCATTATTCCCCAAGATACAACATCGCTCCAAGTCAACCTGTTCTTTCTGTCATACATGATGGGAATAATTATAGAGCAGGCTATTTACGATGGGGCTTTATCCCTCATTGGGCTAAGGACGAAAAAATAGGCTATAAAATGATTAATGCAAGAGCTGAGACCATTGATGAAAAAGCATCCTATAAGCACTCCTTTATTCATAAGCGGTGTCTTATTCTTTCAAATGGTTTTTATGAGTGGAAGAAGACTGATGAAGGAAAAGAACCTCGTTTAATACGATTCAAGAATAATGAAGTTTACTCCATGGCTGGTCTTTATAGTATTTATCGTAATCCACAAGGTGAGAAAATAAGTAGCTGTACCATCATTACTACAGAACCCAATGATATGATGCAACCCATTCATAATCGCATGCCTGTTTTATTAGGTAGGGAGCAAGAAAAAATATGGCTTGACCCAACAGTGAAAGATCCTGAACAATTAAAAGGTCTCTTAAAGCCATATCCCTCTGAAGAGATGTATAATTTTGCTGTTTCTTCTCTCGTCAATTCACCTAAAAATGATTCACCAAAATGTATAGAAGCAGTAAGTGCCTAA
- a CDS encoding methyl-accepting chemotaxis protein, giving the protein MKGTAVSTWLKTCRRLYNDEVVNQAMQQVGWDSSRLFTPNENVDDDQIAKVIAHVAKSANISINELWRMIGKSNIQSFHNDFPAFFEHENLYSFLKSMYDVHIVMTKKFPGAKPPLVTIKAISNTEAIFTYQSSRKMFDYFMGLLDGACEFYNEKIKIDVMSKESEVLKLKLTFEEGIYYQKRYLINKILSLGFLKSLAAKIAVFVTIITLIPNLLLSTNLVNGLIMTAITGVITWVGSKMLLKPMKSIQEVIGKLQAREYFEDSSIQTKDELEGLYQALNTYKETIMADFVGFKGVTDEMNTFAESLSVISHNMDRTSDDITDVVEQVAEGAVNQAENTESAVYVLNENIQALNTLVDSENSNKAELEVALDKINVSHQSIETASSNILETLNDFKKVQVESTELEVKAKDITNIVSLVSQISEQTNLLALNASIEAARAGEHGRGFVVVAEEVRHLSDQTKKAVEEINNKLNEFSLEIRNLVVSIDERYEVLQKETSTLEGVRDKNYEATMSIREVSASTINTISELEKEAEALASIYETIESLAAIAEENSASSEEVSANVTSYTNEIKKLIQNVDEFKEITESFKADLRKYKI; this is encoded by the coding sequence TTGAAAGGTACAGCAGTATCTACTTGGTTAAAGACTTGCCGTCGACTCTATAATGATGAGGTTGTCAACCAAGCTATGCAACAAGTTGGTTGGGATAGTAGTAGACTATTTACACCAAATGAGAATGTTGATGATGACCAGATAGCAAAGGTTATTGCTCATGTTGCTAAGAGCGCAAATATTTCTATAAATGAACTATGGAGAATGATTGGTAAGAGTAATATACAGTCCTTCCACAATGATTTTCCAGCATTTTTTGAACATGAGAATTTATATTCTTTTTTAAAGTCTATGTATGATGTACATATTGTTATGACTAAAAAATTCCCCGGTGCCAAGCCGCCCCTTGTTACAATTAAAGCTATAAGCAACACGGAAGCTATATTTACATATCAATCTTCGAGAAAAATGTTCGATTACTTCATGGGACTCCTTGATGGAGCATGCGAGTTCTATAATGAGAAGATTAAAATTGACGTTATGTCAAAAGAAAGTGAAGTTCTTAAATTAAAACTTACATTTGAAGAAGGAATTTATTATCAAAAACGCTATCTAATAAATAAAATCCTTTCGCTAGGTTTTCTTAAATCCCTTGCAGCTAAAATAGCAGTATTTGTTACCATCATTACTTTAATACCCAATCTTTTATTAAGCACCAATCTAGTCAATGGTTTAATCATGACAGCCATTACTGGGGTAATAACTTGGGTAGGGAGTAAAATGTTATTAAAACCTATGAAAAGTATCCAAGAGGTTATTGGCAAGCTTCAAGCGAGAGAGTACTTTGAAGACAGCTCTATACAGACGAAAGATGAGTTAGAAGGTCTTTACCAAGCCCTTAATACATATAAAGAAACAATTATGGCTGACTTCGTAGGATTTAAAGGTGTTACGGATGAAATGAATACCTTTGCTGAATCCTTAAGTGTCATATCTCACAACATGGACCGTACCTCTGATGATATAACAGATGTAGTTGAACAAGTTGCTGAAGGAGCGGTCAATCAAGCGGAGAATACAGAGAGTGCAGTTTATGTATTAAATGAAAATATTCAAGCATTAAATACATTAGTTGATAGTGAGAATAGTAATAAAGCAGAATTAGAAGTGGCTCTAGATAAGATCAATGTAAGTCATCAAAGCATTGAAACTGCTAGTTCCAATATTCTTGAAACACTTAATGATTTCAAAAAAGTTCAAGTTGAGAGTACAGAGCTAGAAGTAAAGGCAAAAGATATAACCAACATTGTATCATTAGTTTCACAGATATCTGAGCAGACCAATTTATTAGCATTAAATGCTTCTATAGAAGCAGCTCGTGCAGGCGAGCATGGTAGAGGATTCGTTGTAGTAGCAGAAGAAGTTCGTCATTTATCTGATCAAACGAAAAAAGCAGTAGAAGAGATCAATAATAAATTAAACGAGTTTTCTCTTGAAATTCGTAACCTTGTTGTTAGTATTGATGAGCGTTACGAGGTACTTCAAAAAGAAACAAGTACATTGGAAGGCGTTCGAGATAAAAATTATGAAGCTACAATGTCTATTAGAGAAGTATCTGCTTCAACTATTAACACAATAAGTGAATTAGAGAAAGAAGCGGAAGCATTAGCGAGTATCTATGAAACCATTGAATCATTAGCAGCTATTGCTGAAGAGAATTCAGCTTCTTCAGAAGAAGTAAGTGCTAATGTGACAAGCTATACAAATGAAATTAAGAAGCTTATTCAGAATGTTGATGAGTTTAAAGAGATAACTGAAAGCTTTAAAGCTGACTTAAGAAAATATAAGATCTAA
- a CDS encoding patatin-like phospholipase family protein, protein MDLNHQKVGLVLEGGGTRGIFAAGVLDYFLEREIHLPYIIGVSMGAFIGQSYVSKQKGRARDICTKYVNDPRYMSIRNFIKEKSLFGFDFLLNDIQNQLIPLDYGSFSDSDQQFQVVALDCLSGEPVYLDKSNCPDFNIALRASCSLPIVTPTVNYRNHTLLDGGIIESIPFKKALDDGMDKLVVIVTRDKNFRKKPIKHGFIAKGIYRKYPSLVQKLYNWHSNYNNMVEKLNQLELEGKAFVIRPEEPPKVKRLDMNKEKLAELYQWGYNMAIKQEKSLLEFLSKQ, encoded by the coding sequence ATGGATTTAAATCATCAAAAAGTCGGACTAGTCCTTGAAGGTGGAGGTACAAGGGGTATTTTTGCAGCTGGTGTACTGGACTACTTTTTAGAACGAGAAATTCATCTACCATATATCATTGGTGTTTCAATGGGAGCTTTCATCGGTCAATCCTACGTATCTAAGCAAAAAGGAAGAGCACGCGATATCTGTACAAAGTATGTTAATGACCCAAGGTATATGAGTATACGTAATTTTATCAAAGAAAAAAGTTTATTTGGTTTTGATTTTCTATTAAACGATATACAAAATCAACTCATTCCATTAGATTATGGGAGTTTCAGTGATTCTGATCAACAATTTCAAGTTGTTGCTTTAGATTGCTTATCAGGAGAACCTGTTTATTTAGATAAGTCTAATTGTCCAGATTTTAATATAGCATTGCGAGCTTCTTGTAGTCTCCCCATCGTCACACCAACTGTAAATTATAGGAATCATACACTGTTAGATGGTGGCATTATCGAATCTATTCCTTTTAAGAAAGCTCTTGATGATGGAATGGATAAGCTGGTTGTAATCGTTACTCGTGATAAAAATTTCAGAAAAAAACCTATTAAACATGGTTTTATTGCTAAAGGTATCTATAGAAAATACCCTTCATTGGTTCAGAAACTCTATAACTGGCACAGTAATTATAATAATATGGTTGAAAAACTTAATCAATTGGAATTAGAAGGTAAAGCATTTGTTATCCGACCTGAAGAACCTCCTAAGGTCAAAAGATTAGACATGAATAAGGAAAAGTTAGCTGAACTTTATCAATGGGGTTATAATATGGCTATCAAACAAGAAAAATCACTGTTAGAATTTTTGTCCAAGCAGTAA